In Corylus avellana chromosome ca8, CavTom2PMs-1.0, the genomic stretch ACTTGATTGAAGAGCAAACTTGCATACTCCATATTCCCATTGCTGTCACACACATCCACCATTTTTGTCAACAAGAAGTTGCTCTGTGACAGTGACAACTTCACAATGGGAGCATGGATTTTCTTCAATCCTTCCATGTTTACGCAGTTTCGCAACACAGGCACGAAAAGATCTTCCAATTCTCTAATGACAAAGGCGCTGGTTCTTGTTCCCATTAATGACTTTTGTTAAAGATCTTTGCAATAGTTACTACTAAGCAACTGAGTTGGAAAAATGCTATCCTATTTAATTTCGTGATATAGATGCGAACTTCGTGGCGCGGGGTACGAGCAGAAGTTCAGCTCTATAATAAATAATGAGTGAGCGACAGAGATTCGCGAATCTGCTGAGGAACTGTTCGAAGAATTTGTTACTTGAGCAGGGATTGCAAGGTCATGGGGCTGTAGTAAAAGTGGGGCTTGGGCTTGATTTGATGTTAAACAATGATCTTATAGATATGTATGGAAAATGTGGCAGAATAGACCTCGCTTGTGCTGTGTTCGATAGAATGCTTGAAAGAAATGTTGTTTCTTGGACATCTCTAATGTGTGGCTACTTACAAAATGGTAATGCCAACGGGTCGCTATCACTCTTTCGCAAAATGGGGTCTTCGGGCATTAAGCCAAATGAGTTCACATTTTCAACCAATCTTAAAGCATCATGGATTTTGGGAATCCCAGAAAATGGAATGCAGATCCATAGTGTTTGTGCTAAAACTGGGTTTGAATGGGTGCCTGCAGTGGCCAATTCTATCATTGACATGTACTCTAGATGTGGAAGAATTAGTGAGGCGGCTCAAATGTTTGACAGCATGCCGGTTAGGAATCTCATCACTTGGAATGCGATGATAGCTGGATACGCACTTGAGCGAAATGGTGATAGAGCTCTACTTTTGTTTCAGAAAATGCAAGAACAGGGGGAAATCCCTGATGAATTCACATATACGAGTACATTAAAGGCTTGTAGCAGCCTCGGAGCAATGCAGGAAGGAGCCCAAATTCATGCTTCGTTGATTACAAGAGGATTCCCATTTTCGGTTCAGACCACTATTGCAGGTGCCCTAGTTGATCTGTATGTCAAATGCAGGGACTTGATTAAAGCTCGGAGAGTATTTGATCAAATTGAAGAGAAGAATGTGATATCCTGGAGTGCACTAATTCTTGGTTATGCTCAAGAAGGCGATTTACTGGAGGCCATGGACTTGTTTAGGCATCTCAGGCAGAATAAACATCAAGTAGATGGATTTGTTCTTTCAAGCCTGATGGGTGTCTTTGCTGATTTTGCACTTGTAGAGCAAGGCAAGCAAATACATGCCTACACCATCAAAGTCCCATCTGGACTAGACATGTCAGTGGCCAATTCAATGGTTGATATGTATCTCAAGTGTGGGTTGACAGATGAGGCAGAACAACTTTTCGGTGAAATCCCGGTGAGAAATGTTGTTTCTTGGACAGTTATGATCACTGGCTATGGAAAGCATGGTCTGGGAAAAAAAGCAATGCATCTTTTCAACAAAATGCAATCGGATGATATTGAGCCCGATGGTGTGACTTATTTGGCCATGCTCTCAGCCTGCAGCCATTCTGGACTCATCGAAGAAAGtcatgaatacttctcaagatTGTGTAGTGACCCAAGAGTTAAACCAAGAGTAGAGCACTATGCTTGCATGGTTGATCTCCTTGGCCGAGCCGGGCGCTTAAAAGAAGCTAGGAATCTCATTGAGAGCATGCCGCTAAAACCCAATGTGGGGATTTGGCAGACACTGATTAGTGCTTGTAGAGTACATGGGGACCTCGAAATGGGGAGGGAAGTAGGAGAGATACTTTTGAGATTAGATGGCGACAATCCGGTCAACTATGTGATGATGTCAAATATTTTTGCTGAGGCAGGTTATTGGAAAGACTGTGAGAGAATAAGAGAAACggtgaagaagaagaggttAAAGAAAGAGGCAGGACGTAGTTGGGTGGAGATTGACAAGGAGGTCCACTTTTTCTACAATGGAGAGGACACACACCCACTTACAGAGAAAATCCATGAAGTGTTGAAGGAAATGGAGAAGAGGATCAAAGAAGAGGTGGGTTATGTTCATAGGGTGAAGTTTGCGCTGCATGATGTGGAAGAGGAGTCAAAGGAGGAGAGCTTGAGAGTTCATAGTGAGAAGTTGGCAATTGGTTTGGCATTGGTTTGTGGTGGATtggaaaatggagaaaagaggGTGATTAGGATTTTCAAGAACTTGAGAGTTTGTGGGGATTGTCATGCGTTCATCAAAGGTTTGTCAAAAGTTTTGAAGGTGGTATTGGTAGTGAGAGATGCAAATAGGTTTCACAAGTTTGAAGATGGCTTGTGTTCTTGTGGGGATTATTGGTGATATATTCTTTTCGATGCTGCGGATTCTTTTCTTGAAGGAAATGGCTTGTGTGCCCTCACCATTTGTGTTGCTCAAGAATTAGAAAATCACACACTTTTGGTCAACCAGATACTGTCCTTTTGCTGGAAACAAGGCCATATAACAGTTTTAGAAATAATATACCTTCTCTTTACAATCTCATTCATTCAGATTTTCCACATCTAGTAAAACAAACATATTTATTAATGTTGCATACTCAACTCTTATTT encodes the following:
- the LOC132189709 gene encoding putative pentatricopeptide repeat-containing protein At3g15130, which gives rise to MSERQRFANLLRNCSKNLLLEQGLQGHGAVVKVGLGLDLMLNNDLIDMYGKCGRIDLACAVFDRMLERNVVSWTSLMCGYLQNGNANGSLSLFRKMGSSGIKPNEFTFSTNLKASWILGIPENGMQIHSVCAKTGFEWVPAVANSIIDMYSRCGRISEAAQMFDSMPVRNLITWNAMIAGYALERNGDRALLLFQKMQEQGEIPDEFTYTSTLKACSSLGAMQEGAQIHASLITRGFPFSVQTTIAGALVDLYVKCRDLIKARRVFDQIEEKNVISWSALILGYAQEGDLLEAMDLFRHLRQNKHQVDGFVLSSLMGVFADFALVEQGKQIHAYTIKVPSGLDMSVANSMVDMYLKCGLTDEAEQLFGEIPVRNVVSWTVMITGYGKHGLGKKAMHLFNKMQSDDIEPDGVTYLAMLSACSHSGLIEESHEYFSRLCSDPRVKPRVEHYACMVDLLGRAGRLKEARNLIESMPLKPNVGIWQTLISACRVHGDLEMGREVGEILLRLDGDNPVNYVMMSNIFAEAGYWKDCERIRETVKKKRLKKEAGRSWVEIDKEVHFFYNGEDTHPLTEKIHEVLKEMEKRIKEEVGYVHRVKFALHDVEEESKEESLRVHSEKLAIGLALVCGGLENGEKRVIRIFKNLRVCGDCHAFIKGLSKVLKVVLVVRDANRFHKFEDGLCSCGDYW